Within Nodosilinea sp. FACHB-141, the genomic segment CGGAGAAAGTGAGGATTTTCGGCGATGCGATCGCACATATCCACCGCCACCTCTTCCACATCCGACTGCACCACCAGTCGCCCACCAGACGGCAGAAATTCCGCTATGGTGCTCACCAAATCGGGTTGCAGCACGCGCCGCTTTTGGTGGCGCTTCTTAAACCACGGGTCAGGAAACTGGATAGACACCTGCTGCAAAGGATTCTGGTCGCCCCAGCTTTCTAGCAGACCCCGCAGGGAAATGTTGACGTTGCAGTACATAAAGTGCAGATTGGTCAGCCCCGTTTCTTGCTGCCGCTTTTGGGCCGATTCGACCACAGGCTTACGAATTTCGAGACCCAAAAAATTCCACTCGGGCTGAAGCTGAGCCATTTGCAGCAGAAACACGCCCTTGCCGCAGCCAATGTCGATGTGCAGCGGTTGCTGAGCGTTAGCAAACACCGTCTCCCAAGCAGGGACTTCGACCGGAGCCTGATATTTTCCGCTCAGGGGGTTAACGTGCTGACGCACCCGAACAACAGCCACGGCATTGACCTCTAGCAAACCACAGCCTTCTATCATGCCACTTTGGTTTGGCAAATAAACCAGGTTGAGCAGCGGGGAGGCCCAATCGGGCAGCGGTTAATTCTCGGGATGCCAAGTTAGCTTATCTACCGAATCTAGCGGCAAGGGGCTAGGCTGGTAAGGAATTCTGATCAGTAAGTTTGTTTAGCTCCATGGGACAGCGTTTTCGCTTCGCGATCGTCAGCGACCCTCACATCGCCCGACCCGAGACAATTTACAATGGCCCCCACCGCTTTCATTTAGTCGAAGTCAGCATTCCGGGCATTGAGCAAATTTTTGACCACCTAGAAACGCTGGATCTCGATTTCTTGCTGCTGCCGGGCGACCTCACCCAGCACGGCGAATGGGTAAACCACCAGTGGCTGATCGATCGCCTCAAGCAACTGCCCTTTCCGGCCTACGTGGTGCCGGGGAACCACGATGTAATTGCCCGCGACGCCAGCGATCGCGCCATTGGCCTTCACGACTTTCCTCGCCTGTACCAAGACTTTGGCTACAGCGACGGCAAAACCCTGCACTACCAGAAGGAAATTCTCCCTGGCGTGCGGCTGGTGACGCTCAACTCCAATGCCTTTGAGCACAACGGCGAGCAGATTCGGGTGGGCTATGTGGACCAAGCCCAGCTGGACTGGCTAGAGGCCACCCTGGCGGGATACGCTGACGACCTAATCCTGGTCATGCTGCACCACAATGTGTTGGAGC encodes:
- the trmB gene encoding tRNA (guanosine(46)-N7)-methyltransferase TrmB — translated: MAVVRVRQHVNPLSGKYQAPVEVPAWETVFANAQQPLHIDIGCGKGVFLLQMAQLQPEWNFLGLEIRKPVVESAQKRQQETGLTNLHFMYCNVNISLRGLLESWGDQNPLQQVSIQFPDPWFKKRHQKRRVLQPDLVSTIAEFLPSGGRLVVQSDVEEVAVDMCDRIAENPHFLRQGEDWLPQSPFPAQTDRERVTLEQGLPVHRAIFTRA